The genomic interval AAATGATGATTTGAAGATTTACGATGTTTATATGAATCATGGATGTTCTGTAGGGGATTTTTCAGAGATTGTATCACCAGGAGAAAAGGGTCATATAATAATCGATTGCGATGATATCAATGATGGTAAAAATTATAAAAAAATTATCAATGTGATTTCAAATGATCCAGTAAAGCCGCAACAGGAACTCAGGATAATGTATCAATTTGTTGAGGATGATGTAAAATGAAAATATTAAAATTTAATTATTTATTGTATTCGATTTCTATTCTTTTATTAACTCTCTTCTTTACTTCATGCAGTTCTCTAAAGTCCTCAAAATTACCAGCCATTTATGAGGATATTACATCAGAAGAGGCATTGAGGATAATATACCAACATGAAAGTAACAATAATTTTGTTATTTTAGATGTAAGAACTCCTGAAGAAATTGAACATGGTTTTGTTGAAAATGCTATCTTTATTGATTATAAGGCAGATTCATTTGAAAATAAAATATCA from Candidatus Cloacimonadota bacterium carries:
- a CDS encoding rhodanese-like domain-containing protein, yielding MKILKFNYLLYSISILLLTLFFTSCSSLKSSKLPAIYEDITSEEALRIIYQHESNNNFVILDVRTPEEIEHGFVENAIFIDYKADSFENKISDLDKNNIYLVYCKAGIRSTKVVEFMEENGFLYLYNIIDGFDGWNKNEFPIEVD